A window from Dysidea avara chromosome 2, odDysAvar1.4, whole genome shotgun sequence encodes these proteins:
- the LOC136247481 gene encoding extracellular serine proteinase-like: MNIRNHLQKILLVAVTAAMATSVMTCDKLIDDSNSVGNTGVKIMDTGIYMVNTTHNTKSQQVQYLIEILDGARDIEYMEESFTAILEPKDLKKLCRSELVKSIELVELMNNTHNCTKLISGEPGLVVPTSYIVMMKKFSNMSEIMQTIISANNDVNNSVMTSGIIEFQNRHYGGAIMRMNSDGVNLMCQQSMVKYIEEDQIVETTSPTTLWHLDRIDQSDLPLDGQYSTINNGSGIDIYILDTGIRFDHEEFEGRARYDFYDPTDFSTGSNQQGRDCNGHGTHVAALAAGKTFGSAKGATLYSTRVLGCDNRGRRSTVLLGIDHVIEQQIARKDRKIIINMSLGGSRSQSLHDVIRQATEQGILVVASAGNGLTDACRFSPGASPDVLTVGGTQRNDDLYLHRSARDGTNYGRCVDIFAPGQDITSAGISSRAAVATFRGTSQAAPLVSGAAAIYWSVNKMATPLEVKDAIISNCTRDRLNVDAVVPPSFQGQTPNCLLYIYPFPLQIVKNFVRNFVLKHFSTFSYSELLN; encoded by the exons ATGAATATCAGAAATCACCTACAGAAGATCTTACTTGTAGCAGTGACTGCAGCAATGGCCACTTCAGTGATGACTTGTGACAAGTTGATAGATGACAGTAATTCAGTGGGGAACACTGGAGTTAAGATAATGGATACCGGCATATACATGGTTAACACTACTCATAATACCAAGTCACAACAAGTTCAGTATCTTATAGAGATACTAGATGGAGCAAGAGATATTGAATATATGGAAGAATCATTCACTGCAATATTGGAACCTAAAGACCTTAAAAAG TTATGTAGAAGTGAATTGGTGAAATCTATTGAGCTGGTTGAACTGATGAACAATACTCACAACTGTACGAAGTTGATCAGTGGTGAACCAGGACTTGTTGTACCTACAAGTTACATTGTGATGATGAAGAAATTCTCTAACATGTCTGAAATA ATGCAAACTATTATCTCTGCAAACAATGATGTCAACAATTCAGTGATGACCTCTGGAATAATTGAATTTCAAAATCGTCACTATGGTGGAGCTATTATGCGAATGAACAGTGATGGAGTTAACTTA ATGTGTCAGCAGTCAATGGTAAAATACATAGAAGAGGATCAGATAGTGGAGACGACATCACCAACAACACTATGGCATTTGGATAGGATTGATCAAAGTGATCTTCCACTTGATGGACAATACTCCACTATCAATAATGGGTCAGGAATCGACATCTACATTCTGGACACAG GAATCAGATTTGACCATGAAGAATTTGAGGGAAGAGCTAGATATGATTTTTACGACCCAACAGATTTTTCAACTGGTAGTAACCAACAAGGAAGGGACTGTAATGGTCATGGAACTCACGTTGCTGCTCTAGCTGCTGGAAAGACATTCGGATCTGCTAAAGGAGCCACACTGTATAGTACTAGAGTACTTGGTTGTGATAATAGAGGAAGACGCAGTACTGTACTACTTGGAATAGATCATGTCATTGAACAACAGATAGCCAGAAAGGACAGGAAGATCATCATCAACATGTCACTAGGTGGTTCAAGAAGTCAATCATTACATGACGTTATTAGGCAAGCTACTGAGCAAGGAATACTGGTGGTGGCTTCTGCTGGGAATGGCTTAACTGATGCATGCAG GTTCTCACCTGGAGCATCACCAGATGTCCTCACAGTTGGAGGAACACAACGGAATGATGATCTATACCTTCATCGTTCTGCAAGGGATGGTACAAACTATGGAAGATGTGTCGACATATTTGCTCCAGGACAGGATATAACAAGTGCTGGAATATCAAGCAGAGCCGCTGTGGCTACATTTCGTGGTACGTCACAGGCTGCCCCTCTTGTGAGTGGAGCTGCAGCCATTTATTGGAGTGTAAACAAGATGGCTACACCATTAGAAGTAAAAGATGCCATAATTTCAAATTGTACCCGTGACCGGCTGAACGTTGATGCAGTAGTGCCACCAAGCTTTCAAGGGCAGACACCAAACTGTCTTCTTTACATATATCCATTTCCACTACAAATAGTAAAGAATTTTGTTAGGAATTTTGTTTTAAAACACTTTTCCACTTTTTCTTATAGTGAATTGCTGAACTAA
- the LOC136245966 gene encoding extracellular serine proteinase-like produces MNSDGVNLICQQSMVDYIEEDQVVEMTSSTTQWHLDRIDQSDLPLDGQFSTINDGSGIDIYILDTGIRFDHEEFEGRAKYDFYDPIDLSTGSNQQGRDCRGHGTHVAALAAGKTFGSAKGATLYSTRVLGCDGRGSRSTVLLGINHVIEQQIARKDRRIIINTSLSGPRSPSLHGLVRQATEEGILVVTSAGNDFTDACRFSPGASPDVLTVGGTQRNDDLYLRRFSMSGTNYGKCVDIFAPGQDIISAGLSSRDAVATFSGTSQAAPLVSGAAAIYWSINKTATPLEVKDAIISNCTRDRLNIDAVVPPSFQGQSPNCLLYIYPQQRFPLRRLKNFVKNSVLNHFFL; encoded by the exons ATGAACAGTGACGGAGTAAACTTA ATATGTCAGCAGTCAATGGTAGATTACATAGAAGAGGACCAGGTAGTGGAGATGACATCATCAACAACACAATGGCATTTGGATAGGATTGATCAAAGTGATCTCCCACTTGATGGACAATTCTCTACTATCAATGATGGATCAGGAATCGACATCTACATCCTGGACACAG GCATCAGATTTGACCATGAAGAATTTGAGGGAAGAGCTAAATATGACTTTTACGACCCAATAGATCTTTCAACTGGTAGTAACCAACAAGGAAGAGACTGTCGAGGACATGGAACTCACGTTGCTGCTCTAGCTGCTGGAAAGACATTTGGATCTGCTAAAGGAGCCACACTGTATAGCACTAGAGTACTTGGTTGTGATGGAAGAGGAAGTCGCAGTACTGTACTACTTGGAATAAATCATGTCATTGAACAACAGATAGCCAGAAAGGACAGGAGGATCATCATCAACACATCACTAAGTGGTCCAAGAAGTCCATCATTACATGGTCTTGTTAGGCAAGCTACTGAGGAGGGAATACTAGTAGTGACTTCTGCTGGGAATGATTTCACTGATGCATGCAG GTTCTCACCTGGAGCATCACCAGATGTTCTCACAGTTGGAGGGACACAACGGAATGATGATCTATACCTTCGTCGTTTTTCAATGAGTGGTACAAACTATGGAAAATGTGTTGACATATTTGCCCCAGGGCAGGATATAATAAGTGCTGGGCTATCAAGCAGAGATGCTGTGGCTACATTTAGTGGTACCTCACAGGCTGCCCCTCTTGTGAGTGGAGCTGCGGCCATTTATTGGAGTATAAACAAGACGGCTACACCATTAGAAGTAAAAGATGCCATAATTTCTAATTGTACCCGTGACAGGCTGAACATTGATGCAGTAGTTCCACCAAGCTTTCAAGGGCAGTCACCAAACTGCCTTCTTTACATATATCCTCAACAGAGATTTCCACTGCGAAGACTAAAGAATTTTGTTAAGAATTCTGTTTTAAATCACTTTTTCTTATAG